gacaaaaaaaaaaaaaaatcaattaattaaatgggAAATTTAGTAATAAGATGGCCTAAAGCCTAAGTAGCTATGGCTGCCCATTTATGTAGCTTTAGTTTTTAACTTTCAGCAAACagtatgtaaataaataagtaataagataaaaattagcaatattttttgagtttctgCTATGAAATGTATTTTACTGTATTTTACACATACTTTCCATAAAACTTACTTTACATTTGGGTTATTCCAGTGCACATGTGTTTTTGTGTGATCGCCAGCCCTGGTTAACCCAGCTGATTATTATCGATAactcttttaaatattcctataaaaatttgttattccTATAATTTTTGGATATTTACCAGCGATTTCCGCTAAGATGACGCATCCTTTGGATGGCCAGCAGCGGGCCCGCAAATATCCCTTTGTAAATATGCGGATTTCGGACCACAGCATACTGGATACCATCGAGGGACGCCACAATTGCAGACTTTGCAATCGTTCGCGGAAGTTCTTCTGCTACAGTTGCTACATACCGGTTGGCGAATTGGAGGATTTATTACCTCGCCTCGCGTTGCCACTGCAAATAGACATTATCAAGCACAAAAAGGAGATAGATGGCAAAAGTTCGGCGGTTCATGCAGCTGTTTTGGCGCCGGAACACGTGAGGATTCATACTTTTCCGGATATCCCAGATTATCGGGAGGAAACGGGAGTGGTTCTAATATTTCCCAGTGCCACCGCCTTGACGGTTCCCCAGCTTTTCGAGCGAAATGTGCAGCTGCAGATTGGGGATAATTATGGTCTCCCAAAGGGTCATCATATGGGCACTATGCTGAGGAGGCGAATGGATGAGGTGGAGATAGAGGAGCACCCTAAAACCCCTAAAACCTGGACCCTGGATAACCTGCCCATCCGACGAGCTGTCTTCATAGACAGCACTTGGAACCAGAGTCGTGGGATCTACGCAGATGAAAGGATTCGAGGTCTAAGAACAGTGGTTCTGCAAAACAGACTCTCCCAATTTTGGCGACATCAGCGGGGAAGTCCGCGTTGGTATCTGGCCACCATCGAAGCCATCCACCAGTTTCTCCTGGAAGTGCACATCAATGCGTGGGGTCTGAACTCCGGATACAGAGGACTGGACAATCTGGAGATCACCGAGGGCTTCCATCAACTGGCGGCCCCTCTAAAGATAGACGCCTCTATCGAGGATGTGGATAGATTATCCCCATACAACGGACAATATGACAATCTCCTGTTTTTCTTCGCCAACATGTACGATCTCATCCACAAGTACTACGATCACAACGATCTAATATCCTACCGACGTcccatttagttttaaaagtgTATATTATAGATTGGAAAGTGAGAAATACACGTTACTGTTGGCTACGActacttcttcttcttcttgcccTCGTCACCGGACTCGGAACTGGAGGATTTGGCATCCGTATCGATGGGTTTCTGCCATTTCAGGGCATTGCGGCGATACAAGGGCCACGGAGGAATGGTGATCTAAAAGGGGATTTTAGGGTTATAAATGAAGCAGTTTATGGAAATAGTAACTCACCAAAGAGGAGAGCACGAATCCGGCGCCCAGGATATAAACAGTTTGTGAGAACTGCTGCACAAATGCTCCGTAAATCAGGCCTACAACTCCGAAAAATGTGATGATGAAGCGGGACCAGCGCTCCGCCTTTCCCTGGCCAGCAAAGTCCTgcgataaaaatgttttttaactgTCCAAGGACTAGGAATTCCTATAACCCACCATATGTGTCTGAATGTCCAGCATTTTGTGCGGTATTTCCTTTTTATCTTTTAGTTTTCacgtaaacaattttttgcggCACGTCAGCGTTTAGTGATGGGTAAAACGTTCGATGATTTTGTCGATTTGTTAGTATCGAAGTTTTGTCATCTCTAAATATTCTTATTGGATTTAGCCGAGTCACCCTAATGGCTTAGCTAATACACACACCTAAACTATTGTAACTGGCATTTCAAAAGTACCATCGCTAATAAATAAGGCGGGAAGTTTGAAATGAATAAgactacaaatattttaaaacttcttttattcaataaaacacccgaattaaaaatgaatcgTGATTTAATTAATCGTTCGTTGTTCATACAATTATTTGTACAATGTGTTTAAATGGCGGTTTGAACCGTGGACGAAATCGATGTGTGTCTACTAATAAATAAGTGGCGCTTCGTAAGGCTACGATTAAATAGATAAGGCGAATGTGCGGGGGGAATGTGTGTGTTCCGTTTCGTTTCTTTCGATTCCAATTAGATGTGGACAGGATCTTTCAGCTCCTTTAAACTCTGGCGGCTTTAGTGCGTCGTAGGTGGACGATATTGATCACGCAGATGATCAACCAGGCGCCCAAAGCTATCCAGGCGAAAACCAGGGTGAAGTACAGACATGCAGCGGTGTTGATGCGTCCATAGCGCCTTCGTTCGTAGGAAACACTCTCCACCAAATAGTCCATGAAATCGAAGACAGCCGCACACGACAGACGTTGCTTGATCACGGGCACTATATTGCCCACACCCTGAATTTCCTTCAGAAGCGATTCTCTGTACTGCTTGCAGGTCACCTCGAATCCATCGGTGAAAATGGCGGAGTAGATCAGTTGGTAGATGGCCATTATAACCGAGATTACGGTGGCAGGGagcccttaaaaaaatattattattatacaattttagggtttttttttaagtacttaCAATAATAAGGAGAGAGACCATCTGGTGTAAGTTCAGACTCGGTGGTCACCACGATCATGTCGCCAGAACTAAAgggaaaaataggaaaaacataATTAATCATAAGACgggtaaatataaatatatatttaagtagGTTAcccttattatttcttttaaattaccCCTAACCActctaaatttttttagtaaacTTCTCCAGcacttaattgttttattgcaTTACTCATCCGCAGCGTGGTCATCATTAGCATAAGGCCAAACTAGTGGCCCATGTTGGCGAGCAAGCCGATTAACCCCCACTTGACCCCCAGACACACTCGATCggaattggaattgaaatCGAAATTGGAACTCTTACCGCTGCCGGATGGTGGCCGTGCCCGCCTTGGGTTTGCCCCGCCCGATGCACATCCGATATCCGTGATAGACGCCCAGCACCACGGCAAAGAGGAGGGGCAGCAGGAGTCCGTAGGTGGCATAGTGACAGTAGGCGATGTTGCCGCCCTCGAAGCTGTTGTAAGTGCTCCTGCTATGGAGTACGCAGCCGCAATTTGTGTCCGGACAGGCATTCAGGACGTAGCGCCAGTGCGACCAGGCCACCGCCGACGTGATGCAGCAGACCAGCGACGATACGATCGCCATGGGGTACAGCCAGGAAAGTGCCCGTTCCGCTGAGTAAGACATCTTGGGGACTGGATCGGATTacctgaaataaataatatatattagttGCCATTTAAAGGTTTAAGTAATGATGATCATATCATAGTTTATCAATGAAATCCAAACTAATACATATATAAAGTTCGATCCCTAAataacggtcagtagcaaattccacccagaacggattgacataaaaatctaaaaaaatcacattaattactaaaatatttaggagccgcgtaagaggtacaaattataacaaaaaacgaccccaaagtgccgtaaaattcgatttgttttttttatattatatataagaaCTATctagaataaaataattacaataataacacaaaatcttaataaaactgatcttaaaaatctaaaattatatttaaccatagaaatatgaaaataataatcccATGCTGCATTTAGTAATTTCTCAAATACTCAGTAAATTGGGTTAGACCTAATTAATTGGGTACTTTTCAAGCCGTCTAATTCCACATAATTGTAATTACACCTAATTCGTTTACGACAATTGCTTAAGGGGAATTGTGGATGGTCAGGTTTTCTTTTTACATTTGCTTAAGAGGGGGAAGaacatttatatttgaatCTATTGTTCTGCCCGCCCAAATTACATTTTCGCAGATGCTCGTTAGTTTTGAACTACTTATTTCTAATCCTCTGATCATATTAGACTgacatataaaaaacaaattccaatacaaatttaggaaaaaagaaaatgtaaattttaatgatAAAAAGTAAGTAATAACGgcgttaaatgcaaattattcCAAGACCTCTTCTTGAGGAAGATCCTActtatagaataaaaaaaaaggcaagTATTTTATTGtaagtaaaatttattttagacgTTAATTAACCAACTAAATTACTATAACTGTGCACTTGACATGAATGTggaattttaacaattttataacGGTGGTAATACTATATTATTGTCTCAGGACCCGGGCTTGAtgacttaatttgttttgaaatgttatttatttaaaacttcacttcgataggtattacaacaacaaccactctTTGGGCGTCTCTcttcaaacacacacactcccaCAAAACAGGTTGCATCGCGCACTGTaccaaatataaacaaacttGATTCTTCCTTTAGTGCTTTTCGATTTCCAGTTGGTCTGATCACTTTTCGCCTACAAAAGCTGTTAATAGTTTATTAAACTGGCTGTAATATCACTTTTCTTACAGGATTTAAGAATAAACAACCAAACTCCACTGCTGACacatacacacgcacacaggcgCACTGGAGGCACACCTACGTTTATCGATATCGCCGCGAGATATAGACAGTGGGGCTCAGGTGCAGCGAGCGGAGAGAGCAACTTATCGGTTGAGCGGTGAAAATTCTACTGACGGAAAAGGGGTTGTTATGGCAATATGGTTTTAGCTCACAAAGCGTTTAAAAACTGAGCATGATCAAAACAAGTGGGCCGCTGCAGAGAGTGCGAGATGGAACTAATAGTACGACATTTTTCAACCAATCTGGCAACGCCTAAAcgttcaaattcaaattttatttccgtTATTCGTGATCCTACCCGTTACTCACTAAAGCACTCTTTTCCaatatagttattttaaattcttacagATCTACTTAATAtacgttttacattttattaacgTCTGTCAACTAGGGCTAGCTTTAAGTggaaaaacaaacataaacaTAATGCATACTCGAATGGATTTCAACACACATTTGAAAATTCCGCTTTATTTGCTACATCAGTAGAATTCGTAGGAACTGGGTAGCTATACATTTTCcgaataactttaaaatttttgcaatcTAAACAAAATAGATACAAATTGAGAGCATATAAAACCGCGATTTCACGTGGAAAATCATCAGTTACttgaaaacattttacaaTGGCATCCCCAGTACTTTCTCTCCTCCTCATCGGAATCTTCTGTCTCGCCCTTTTCAACAAATCCGCGGCTGTATGTTGTCTCACCAAGGAGGAAGTGACCTTCAAAATTGCCAGGGGAGAATGCAAGGATGCGGGAGGATATGGAAACGATCCTGACAATTGCACAATCCTAATTTGCGGCGATGGATTGCACAATGTGGGAATGTTCTGCGGCCAAGGATCCTGCAACATTTTCGGCTGCAACTGTGATGGCGGATGTTTGGAAGGCGATTTTTCCAAGACCTTTGCAGAGAGATACGAGATCTACGGAGTCGAAATCATTAGGGTAAACAGGATGCTGTAGCAGCTTtgctaaataaaatttgttgcttaaattaaaattatttgattaaaatacaTGAAttgttcaaataaataaatagtcaAATGTTGGCAAGAACATCGTAAAATATTAGTAACATCGATTTTCTGTCTGAGAACTAGGATATAAGCTTGAGCGGTGAGAAATTGAGAGATTGATCAGACCAGGTGATCTGCTCCAAGATAGCCCGATGCACCAATCTTTTTTCCTAATCTGGCAACGCGTGATCtttcgaatttaaattttattcccGATAGTCGTGATCGTATCCGTTacaatttaaacattaaactttttgataaaataaactttccaattcatttactttataatttcGCCGTAGATCAATAAATACGAAGAtctgttttgaattttataacaTTGAGTAACCTAGATTGAATTAGTGCAGCGAATTGATAAGAGCTTAAACCTTATCACAATTTATTTTCGAAtagttttaggtttttttttgccattttctaGTATcagttttacatttttcatgctAAAATGATATCTGTGTAAAATCACACAAATGTACCATGCgcatatttatttgatcttaaaagtttttttgtgtgtagttttCAGCACACATTAATGTTCCGCTATATTCGCTAGATCAGTTAACTTAGCTGGAACTgggtaattaattttaattaatttttccacaTAAATTCAGTAATTTTtgcaacataaacaaaataggTGACAATTGATGTAGTTTAAAGCTAAATGATTATCTCTTATCTCTAAACACAACGCATTTCAAATACTGTTTTAACACACATGAAAATTCCGCAATATTTGCTACATcagtaaattttaattcgaTCTTGGAAGTTACTTATCAATTTTCCAaataacttgttttatttttgcaacCTTAACGAAATATGTGCCAGTTGAGAGCATATAAAATTGCGGCTGACCAGGGACTTATCATCAGTTCTACAACATCTTAGCCATGGCATCACCAGTAGTTTCTTTCCTCCTCATCGGGATTTGCTGTCTGGCCCTCGTGAACGAGTCGGCTGCTGAATGCTGCACCTCCTATGAGGAAGTGACTTTCAGGCTGGAAAATGGAAGCTGCGGGGATGTCGGAGGATCTGGGTACAATCCCCACAATTGCAAAATCACTATTTGCGCCGATGGTGTGGCAAAGCTGGGCGCTTATTGCGGCAAAGGACCGTGCAACATTTTTGGCTGCAACTGCGATAACGGATGTCTGGAAGGCGATTGGACCCAGAGCTTTCTAGAGAAAAATAGGAACTACGGAATCGAAATCCTCGAGGTTGTCAGGATCCCATTTTAATCCCACCTATTTACCAAATGCATATTAGTTTGTAAAATGCTGcaattttgtataaatattgaagcggcttaaataaattgttgaaCCACTTTTTTGGCATATATATTTCCTCTTGGtcattcatttaaattaaatggcaccgaattaattttacatagaaaaggttttaaagaGGCTTGATTAAAGAACAAAGAAAAGTCACACACTAGACCTAGCATATATTACTTCTTATCAAGAGTATGAGAACTGAACAGCTATCAATTTTTCCTCAGCAGAATGTCAGCATATAAGTTGTTATTGCACCAGGAAAAATTCATCAGTCATCTGACTACAGCACTCATGGGATCACCAATTTCTCTACTCCTCATCGGGATCTGCTGCTTGACTTTGATTAGCGAGTCCAGGGCTGAATGTTGTGGCCTGGGTCTGCTGTTTAAATATAAGATGACCCATGGAAGATGCGAGGATGCCGGTGGATTTGGAGAGGACCCATTCCAATGCGATATATGGATTTGCGCCGATGGAAACCGAAAGAAGGGCACTTTTTGTGGCCAAGGATGGTGCAACATTTTCGGCTGCAACTGCGAGTGTATAAAGGGCGAGTGGACCAAAACCTTTAAGGAGATAAACAAGGAATACGGAATCGAAATTAATGAAATCATCAGAGTTCCAGTTGCCTCCTATGTTTTTTCGCATTTGTAAAAGTAACTAATTTCCGCCTGGCAAAATTATGTtgtgttatttatattaaagagtcttgataaaatttatagaatggtccgatttcaaAAACTTGTATGTTgataattaaataacaaaaccctttaaatttttacaaagtttTATGCATGTCGGccctaaataattaaaattttataaaaggtGGGTAGAAAGTGAAAGTGCTCATGCCTAATGCAATGCATTTTCGATTCGTTTTGAAAATTCCAATAAAATGGCTTGATCAGTAAACTACGTTGGAACTGGGTAGTTATCAATTTTCCGAATAACTTTGGTAATTTTTGCAACCTAAGCCCAATAGGTGATAGTTGAAAGTATATAAAGTCGCCGCTCCCAGGAAGAAATCATCAGTTTTCTGAAATCGTCTAGCCATGGCATCACCAGTAGTTTCTTTCCTCCTAATCGGGATCTGCTGTCTGGCCTTCGTAAAGGAGTCCACTGCTGAATGCTGCACCTCCAAGGAGGAAGTGACTTTTAGGTTAGACAGGGGAGATTGCGAGGATGTGAGAGGATCCGGAGACAATCCCCTCAACTGCAAAAATTACGATTTGCGCCGATGGAGTCGCCCAGGTGGGAACATACTGTGGACGAGGTTCGTGCAACATTTTCGGCTGCAACTGCGATGGCGGATGTTTGGAAGGCGATTGGACCCACAGCTTTGTGCAGAGATACAGGGACTACGGTATAGAGATCCTCGAAGTTGTCAGGATCCCTTTTTAGTGCTTTACGTGCctccatttaaaaatagttaagaTTTGTATGAACATTGAAGCggtgtaaataaattgttactgtattgtttattaataatagGTACTTGTAAAAAATGAAGAATTCggttgaaacaaacttgcgttATGGTTAAGGTTTCCGTCATTCCAGCATTTATACGGACAGAGAGACAGTCGGAATCGCCTGGATTCTTATCAAGAATATGCTTATGtacattcatttaatttaaatgtaaccTAATTACTTATGGAATTGCTGTTTTTAATGAAgcttccaatttatttttaataagcttCTTATCAAGATGCTCGTTTCCTAGAACTGGCCAGCTTTCAATTTTTCCCCAGCGGTATAATAAGCATATAAGCTCGCATTGCCCCTAGAAGTAATCAGTCTGACGACAACACACATGGAATCAAAAATTTCTCTAGTCCTCATCGGAATCTGCTGCTTGGCGTTCTTTGGCGAATCCAGGGCAGAATTTTGCGGCATTGGTAtggtatttaattataaattggcCCGCGGAAAATGTAGGGAGGCGGCTGGATTTGGAGAGGACCCAAGCCAATGAGATATCTGGATTTGCGCCAAAGGAAAGCTCAAGGAGCGCAAGGAAGCCCCCGAAAATTCTGATAGTAAAttaggaaatttatttttttgaatttaaagcaGAGCTTAGCGTCAACGAGGAAGTCATGGAAAGGGagccttttttttatatactgGTAAACAATTATATCAGCAGGCCAGAAATTGGGGTCTAGAAGTTTAATTTGGAAAATTGcacaaaatagttttggaCTGAATGCCAAAAATAAAGGCATTTCATCCCTATGTGTAAAATGTAGAATGTAGAAAGATGTAAACAGAAAGCTTTAGATGAGTGCCAACAAACAGctgtgtgcaaaaaaaaacgcgATAAGACCAATTCAGTttaacacaaataaataaattgcattCAATCGGCGGGCTCAACCGAGTTGAGAATGAAAACTTTGGGAGCAGCAGTatgagtttttaaaatgtaaaacaaattttaacttaaattgcccttttcACAGAGTTTTACCCCTCCActtatcaatatttttggCTGTTGCGCTCTTggtcttttaaataaattctttaaaaatacttagaGAATATACgtccctgttctagttttcactaccgaaagattcacacggaatcgaatttctcagacctgttccaggactcacttccgaaagaattgcaaggatttaaatatccctcgttgttaccctgttaacttccgaaaaattcacatgggaactttccgccaagcatttgACAGGCGGACTTAAATCCGCTagcatgaaatcaaattcactTCCCAGTGAAAACTGAAACAAGCCGGAAAGATTTCttagtataataaaataattcattaattttatttaaattttactgagTTAATAATACAAAGGCCTGAAATCTTTAAACACATTCTTATTTATAGAATAGTTTCCTAGAACAGGCCTTTCAGTCTTTCCTCAGCGGAATACCAGCATATACATAAGTTCACAATATAAAAACGAACAGCTATCAATTTTTCCTCAGCGGACTGACAGCATATAAATTGGCATTGCCTCAAGATAAATTTATCAGTCTCCACACGACAGCACTCATGGGATCACCAATTTTTCTACTCCTCATCGGGATCTGGTCCTTGTCGTTGATAAGCGAGTCCAGGGCTGAATGTTGTGGTCTTGGTGTGCTTTTCAAATATAAGATGTCGCATGGAAGATGTGAGGATGTGGGTGGAACTGGAGAAGACCCATACCAGTGCGATATCTGGATTTGCGCCGATGGAAAGCCTAAGACGGGCCGCCCTTATTGTGGTCGAGGATCGTGCAACATATTCGGCTGCAACTGCGATGGCGGTTGTATAAAGGGCGAGTTTACCAAAACCTTTATGGAGATACACAAGGATTATGGAatcgaaattaataaaatcatCAGAATTCCAGTTGTTTCATATGTTTTATCCCGTTTGTAAATCTAAGGATTAAATTGATTTCAGCctgtcaaaaaataaattgtcttaTTTACACACCTATAATAAAAAGTaccagtttaattttaaaactgtaAGAccctcaaaaaattaataagattCCATTAATCAGCTAAAGGGCTATTACATTACTTcctcaattaaaaaaatttgggtattgataattaaataaaaaaccccttttcttttttacaaACTATACATATGCGTGTCGGCTCCTTAATAATTTTGGCTTATGCCTGATGCTATGCATTTTCGATTAGTTTCAAACATTCCACTAAATTGGCTTCTTCAGTAAACTTCATTGGAACTGGGGTATGTGAGATGTGAGAGATTCGGATAAAATCCCCACAGCAAAATTACTATTTGGATTCGCCAAGGTGGGAACATACTGTGGCCAAGGCTTGTGCAACACTTTCGGATGTTTAGAAGGCAATTGGATCCATATCTTTGTGCTGTTACTTTATTGttaattatagattttttagtataataaaataattcatttattttcttaacatTTTTCAGATTTAATTATACATTAAACACCAGATCTAAAAGAATATTCTTATTTAAGAATCTTTTCCTGGAATAGgccttttagtttttcctcaGCGgaatttttatcaattttttttcagcagAATGTCAGCATATAAGTTGGCATTGCCCCAAGAAAAATTAATCAGTCTCCTAACAGCAGTCATTAATGGGAATACCACTAATTGTGACAGGTCATTGAACCCTGAGCTGTGAGATGCGAATCCAGGATTACCGAACTGAAATCTATGAGGCTACCAAAATCGTGCCTTAAGTCCTTATCTATCAAGTGAAAATTatagttattattataattttttattttacctaTTACATCTGTTTCCCAATGATCGGCCACGCCCCTTTAGAGCTTCCCCTCTGTTGGCCGGACGCCATGGGAAAACATTTGCCATGTCTGCCGACTGCGCCAAATGACGCCTGCACTCGCTCTTTGTACAGAGATCGCCCCCCAATAACCCCTTCATATCCACATACCTATAAAGTACGACCAACTAGCCGAGTGGATTTTGGCATAAACCATTTTCCGCGGACGCCTGATTTTCTCAGTTGCCAGAGAGTTGTGGAGCCGTCAAGAACGCGGAAAATTTCGCCCATGTAATGCCGTAGAACCCATCGATTTTCGCCGGATTCTTGCAACCAATTTGCCAGTAATTTGCCATCGAGAAAGTGAAATCGCCAAGTATTTTCGACCCCCCACATTGTTGTGCAAAAGTTACGAAATTGCATTATATTTTCGGTGATTTT
This portion of the Drosophila takahashii strain IR98-3 E-12201 chromosome 3R, DtakHiC1v2, whole genome shotgun sequence genome encodes:
- the LOC108065238 gene encoding tRNA-uridine aminocarboxypropyltransferase 1, with translation MTHPLDGQQRARKYPFVNMRISDHSILDTIEGRHNCRLCNRSRKFFCYSCYIPVGELEDLLPRLALPLQIDIIKHKKEIDGKSSAVHAAVLAPEHVRIHTFPDIPDYREETGVVLIFPSATALTVPQLFERNVQLQIGDNYGLPKGHHMGTMLRRRMDEVEIEEHPKTPKTWTLDNLPIRRAVFIDSTWNQSRGIYADERIRGLRTVVLQNRLSQFWRHQRGSPRWYLATIEAIHQFLLEVHINAWGLNSGYRGLDNLEITEGFHQLAAPLKIDASIEDVDRLSPYNGQYDNLLFFFANMYDLIHKYYDHNDLISYRRPI
- the LOC108065245 gene encoding uncharacterized protein, whose product is MSYSAERALSWLYPMAIVSSLVCCITSAVAWSHWRYVLNACPDTNCGCVLHSRSTYNSFEGGNIAYCHYATYGLLLPLLFAVVLGVYHGYRMCIGRGKPKAGTATIRQRSGDMIVVTTESELTPDGLSPYYWLPATVISVIMAIYQLIYSAIFTDGFEVTCKQYRESLLKEIQGVGNIVPVIKQRLSCAAVFDFMDYLVESVSYERRRYGRINTAACLYFTLVFAWIALGAWLIICVINIVHLRRTKAARV
- the LOC123003364 gene encoding LOW QUALITY PROTEIN: protein Diedel-like (The sequence of the model RefSeq protein was modified relative to this genomic sequence to represent the inferred CDS: deleted 1 base in 1 codon), whose product is MASPVVSFLLIGICCLAFVKESTAECCTSKEEVTFRLDRGDCEDVRGSETIPSTAKITICADGVAQVGTYCGRGSCNIFGCNCDGGCLEGDWTHSFVQRYRDYGIEILEVVRIPF
- the Spase12 gene encoding signal peptidase complex subunit 1 — encoded protein: MLDIQTHMDFAGQGKAERWSRFIITFFGVVGLIYGAFVQQFSQTVYILGAGFVLSSLITIPPWPLYRRNALKWQKPIDTDAKSSSSESGDEGKKKKK
- the LOC108065222 gene encoding protein Diedel-like yields the protein MASPVVSFLLIGICCLALVNESAAECCTSYEEVTFRLENGSCGDVGGSGYNPHNCKITICADGVAKLGAYCGKGPCNIFGCNCDNGCLEGDWTQSFLEKNRNYGIEILEVVRIPF